Proteins from one Hemiscyllium ocellatum isolate sHemOce1 chromosome 30, sHemOce1.pat.X.cur, whole genome shotgun sequence genomic window:
- the gpn2 gene encoding GPN-loop GTPase 2 — MLRSSAAVCELGPTDPDCKEGGEGRLSSTTSPCSGHSSALLRPVSMTNPRDPVKMSEESRPRTVIFGQIVIGPPGSGKTTYCLGMQEFLSKLGRKVAVVNLDPANDLIPYQCCVDIGELVKLDDVMDGLGLGPNGGLIYCMEYLEENLDWLLDKLEQFKDCYFLFDCPGQVELYTHNCSVRNILAQLTKWNFRLTAVHLVDSHYCTDPAKFISILCTSLSTMLQVELPHVNILSKMDLIEQFGKLAFNLDYYTEVLDLSYLLDHLAKDPFFKSFRRLNKKLVEVIEDYGLVSFIPLNVQDKETMKHVMRAVDKANGYCFGDSEQRTLEAMMSAAVGADFQFTMSMDAQEKYVKSTEENVEEELMQLSHAHTDFNTT, encoded by the exons ATGCTCCGGAGTAGCGCTGCAGTCTGTGAGCTCGGGCCTACCGACCCTGACtgtaaggagggaggggagggtcgactctcctccaccacctcaccaTGTAGCGGGCATTCTTCAGCCTTACTGCG GCCTGTGTCAATGACGAACCCCAGGGATCCAGTTAAGATGTCGGAAGAGTCCAGGCCTCGCACTGTAATTTTTGGCCAGATAGTTATTGGGCCACCTGGCTCAGGGAAGACTACCTACTGCTTGGGGATGCAAGAGTTTCTCTCCAAGCTAGGTCGTAAGGTGGCAGTAGTGAACCTTGACCCTGCTAATGACCTCATTCCATACCAGTGTTGTGTGGACATTGGTGAGCTGGTGAAACTTGATGATGTTATGGATGGCCTTGGACTTGGCCCTAATGGAGGACTCATTTACTGCATGGAATACTTAGAGGAAAATCTGGATTGGCTACTGGACAAGCTGGAACAATTCAAGGACTGTTATTTCCTTTTTGACTGTCCTGGTCAGGTGGAGCTGTACACACACAACTGCTCTGTGAGGAACATCCTTGCACAGTTAACCAAGTGGAATTTCAGG CTAACAGCTGTCCATCTGGTAGATTCTCACTACTGCACTGATCCTGCAAAGTTTATTTCCATCCTATGCACATCCCTGTCCACCATGCTGCAAGTGGAGTTACCTCATGTCAACATCCTCTCCAAAATGGATCTCATTGAACAGTTTGGAAAATTAG cATTCAATCTAGATTATTATACTGAGGTGTTGGATCTGTCTTACCTGTTGGATCATTTAGCCAAAGACCCTTTCTTCAAAAGCTTTCGACGTTTAAATAAGAAGCTGGTGGAAGTGATTGAAGATTACGGTCTGGTTTCCTTTATACCACTTAATGTGCAG GATAAAGAGACCATGAAGCATGTGATGAGGGCTGTCGATAAGGCCAACGGATACTGCTTTGGGGACTCAGAGCAGAGAACTTTGGAAGCCATGATGTCTGCAGCTGTGGGAGCAGATTTCCAGTTCACCAT GTCCATGGATGCTCAGGAGAAATATGTGAAATCAACTGAGGAGAATGTGGAGGAGGAGCTGATGCAGCTCTCCCATGCGCACACAGACTTCAACACTACGTGA